From the genome of Salvelinus alpinus chromosome 19, SLU_Salpinus.1, whole genome shotgun sequence, one region includes:
- the LOC139545579 gene encoding nuclear receptor subfamily 5 group A member 2-like isoform X2 — protein sequence MLGEKAQAVRADRMRGGRNKFGPMYKRDRAMKQQKKALIRSTGFKLDSAPPQLSPVQTNYGFTGTLHSLPSLPKGLMPSIPASINHTDYEASLYGPPSLGVAMQPHGPLPTQYQYTAFPSRAIKSEYPDPYTSSPESLVGYPLPDGYPSGGSPQLPSQPPLVLELLRCDPDEMQVQIKIMAFLQQEQSGPGRQEKLSTFSLMCRMADQTLFSIVEWARSCIFFKELKVGDQMKLLHNCWSELLVLDHVYRQVQHGKESSLLLVTGQEMDLSSMGSQAGVTLSGLVQRGQVLAGRLLALQVDRREVACLKFLLLFNPNVKLLENQVFVESVQEQVNEALLEYTLCTYPLYLDKFSQLVMRLPELRALSTQAEDYLCYKHLSGEVPCNNLLIEMLHAKRACV from the exons CGGTGCGTGCAGACCGCATGCGTGGGGGCAGGAATAAGTTTGGCCCCATGTACAAGCGGGACAGAGCCATGAAGCAGCAGAAGAAGGCTTTGATCCGTTCCACAGGCTTCAAGCTGGATTCTGCTCCTCCACAGCTCTCGCCTGTACAGACTAACTATGGCTTCACCGGCACCCTGCAcagcctcccctccctccctaaaGGCCTTATGCCCTCCATCCCAGCCTCCATCAACCACACAGACTACGAGGCCAGCCTCTACGGACCCCCCTCCCTGGGGGTGGCCATGCAACCCCATGGGCCCCTGCCCACCCAGTACCAATACACAGCATTCCCCAGCAGGGCCATCAAGTCTGAGTACCCTGACCCCTACACAAGCtccccagagtctctggtggggTACCCCTTACCGGACGGGTACCCCTCCGGTGGCTCCCCGCAGCTTCCCAGCCAGCCCCCCCTCGTGCTGGAACTGCTGCGCTGCGACCCAGATGAGATGCAGGTGCAGATTAAGATCATGGCCTTCTTGCAGCAGGAGCAGAGTGGCCCGGGCAGGCAGGAAAAGCTCAGCACCTTCAGCCTCATGTGTCGCATGGCCGACCAGACTCTGTTCTCCATAGTGGAATGGGCCAGGAGCTGCATCTTCTTCAAGGAGCTCAAG GTGGGGGATCAGATGAAGCTTCTTCACAACTGTTGGTCTGAGCTGCTGGTTCTGGACCATGTCTACAGACAAGTGCAGCACGGGAAGGAGAGCAGCCTGTTGCTGGTTACTGGCCAGGAG ATGGATCTGTCATCCATGGGGTCCCAGGCGGGGGTGACTCTTTCAGGCCTGGTCCAGAGAGGACAGGTGCTGGCTGGGAGGCTGCTGGCCCTACAGGTGGACAGGAGAGAGGTTGCCTGCCTTAAGTTCCTCCTTCTCTTCAATCCCA ATGTAAAGCTGTTGGAGAATCAAGTGTTTGTGGAGAGTGTTCAGGAGCAGGTGAATGAGGCTCTGCTGGAATACACTCTGTGCACCTACCCCCTGTACCTGGACAAGTTCAGCCAGCTGGTGATGCGTCTGCCGGAGCTGCGAGCCCTCAGCACCCAGGCAGAGGACTACCTGTGCTACAAACACCTGAGTGGGGAGGTGCCCTGCAACAACCTGCTCATCGAGATGCTGCATGCCAAGAGGGCCTGTGTATGA